gatctctttgtcaacTACACAATCAAGGATTATGAAATCGGCGGGCAAATGGAACTCTCCCACTTTTACAAGCACATCATCGACAATTCCCATCAGTCTCTATATGGAATGATCGGCTATTTGCAACCTCATACTTGTGGGTCTCGGTATATCTAACCACACTTGCTTGTAAATAACAAGAGGTATTAAGTAGATTCTAGACCCATTATCATAAAGAGCTCTTGCGAAATCACACACCCCAATAGTTCATGGAATGGTGAAAGCTCTcgggtcttctttattttaaatggttgttgttgcaatgatggaactaacctggtaagtcacattcaccacttcattctTGGTGGTTTTCTTCTTGGCGATCAAGTCTTTCAAATACTTAGCAAAACCTGacatctcttgaaatgcttccacaaatggGATCTTTACCGATAACTGCTTGAGAATGTCATAGAACTTTTTGACTTTGCTATCATCAACCTTCCTAGCAAGTCTTTGAGGGAAAggaggaggaggtctaggaataggtggtagagtttttggtgtctcttttaccttttcctttacctcTTCCCGGTTCACTTCTTGAACTTTCAACTCTTCCAGGACCTTTttatcttcaacaacaattttctCTTCAATTTTTGCCTCAACCTCTTGTTCGGGCTCTTCCACTTCAACCACTTTTTCACTCTATCCTTGAAGTACCTTCCCACTCCGAGTAAAAATTGCCATGCAATGAGAAGTTGGACCACTCCCACTACCCTTTGGGTTCGCAGTTGTGTCACTTGGAAGTGTCCCCTTTCGCTTTGGATTTTGTTCCCTAGAGAGACctctcatttgcatctccaatTTTTTGAATGGATGTGGTATGAGAACCAACAAGCTTGGTCATATTCCACATAGAAGTGTCAGACCTTTCTTTATTTTGCAATACCCGTTCAAGCATGTTTTCCAACTTGGAATCACTTGAGGAACCTTGATTCAAATATTGCCCCTTTGGTGGAATGTAAgggtttgaactcggatttgagAAGTTGccgttgttgttattccaatttccttgatttgagcTACGTTGGTCATTTTGCCACTGTTGGTTTCCTTTCCCTTGCGGGTTAGacctccattgattttgttgtccttgaccttggtattgttgcctttgataGCTTTCTTTAGAGTTGTTGACATAGTTTGCTTCCTCATAATCTTCATTTTATGAGGATTGAACATCTTCCACCATATTTACCTTCTTCGTTTGGTATTCAGTGAACATTTTTGTCAACACATTGACATTGGTAGCAAGCCCTGAAattacttgatttctttcttgGTTCTCCTTCATCATGTTGGTCAAGGAGGGAGTACCATATGCAATTCCACCTGTGGTTTCCTCTGAGTGTCAAGCTTGGTTATGTTTTGCCATTTTGTCAAGGATTTGTGTGATCCTTGCGAATGTCTTATCCATAAACGATCCATCAGCTGCATTCTTGGCTATAGATTAGTTCATAGCATCTAAACCCATGTAGAATTTCTCCAACAAGATAGAATCCAGAAAACCATGATTAGGCGACCTCACCAAATATAACTTGAATCGATCCCATGCCTCATGTAGATGTTCTCCCGGTAGTTgcatgaaaaagaaaattttatcccaGAGCTCAAATTTCTTGCTTTGCAGGAACCATTTAGCTAAGAATGCTCGGACAAGTTCAGGCCAAGAATGAATAGAATTTGGTGGCATATTTTGAAGCCATTTACTTGTTTCCCCAGCCAGTGAGTACTTGAACATTCTCAACCTTAGGGCATCATCTCAGATGTTGTTCTGCTTGTGAATCACACACACACCCAAGAAGTTTCTAAGATGTTGTGTCGGATCATCATCAGTGGAGTCCATAAAAAAAACCTCCGCTTTGAGCATTaggattaaaccatgttccacCTTGAAAGTAGCAGCACCAACTATCAgaggtacaatagcatttgtatcctcaatgtGCTAATCTATGTCCACAAAAGGATTTTCTTCTTCCTCATATTCAACTAtgttttcctatcaacaccaaACAAAACAAGCAAATTGTGATAGAATAGAAGAAGACGTAAAGTAAGGCACACACTAAATTATAATTTCAAAACCGTATTCCTCGGCAATAGAGCCAAATTTTGATACGCTCAAAtcacactttaattaaatagtgtaggGCGGTCGGCGttaaatataataacccaacaagattggggtcgaatcccacagggaatatggtgtgaaaaggttactttAGTAGTGTGGAACTTGACTTAGGTCGTAATTCTATTCTGTTAACATAACAAGAGAATCATATGATTGTGAATTAAAGAGGTAACTAATTTTGATATGAGAATGTAAatgatttgattaaggaaaccaaggttgtgtccccgtCAATGGAATAtgatgctatcggtgttaatattaTATATTTCTgtcctttgatatgcaaatgatttctaaatgaatacccaatattttccaataggtTGGTAGTATTTTCCCTTTATgatttttttcaaatataaaagaaTTGCAATTTAAGAACGACCAATTTATGCCGAGtagaacccacttattcctaagtgattctattaaacaagatttaaagtcttgagttcttgatattcaattctaccaaaccctaactcacttttccaagtaaagaaagagtaAATAGAATagattaatgtttgcaaccaccaaccataaataaaaaataagaattgaataaatatcaaccaaccattatatatatatatatatatatatatatatattcagtgTTAAACATATTACACTCATCTACGGTCCACCACCTTAATATTTAcaactagctactcatactaaaatacaagaataaagtatttaataaagccataaagcttacaaaacTGCAAGATTCCTTCTTCACAACCTTCCAAATAAATGGAGTATTCAATGATCTCTAAGTAGGACCTTGTTTCAGACTTGAATGACCAACAAAAACCCTATTTATTCTCTTTATAGTGGACCAAAAGTCGTGGTCaaaatcggacaaaaataccctttcaggcagcttatgcgatcacataatggtCGCGGACTACTTATGCGGTCAGCATATCCTTCATTCCATCGCAGACTTGTTGAGTTCCCAGTTCTTGCTTCCGCCTCATAccaattatgcggtccgcatgtgTGTTATGCGACCGCGTATGCCATGGCATATTATGGTGAGGACTTTCTTCCACTGGATTTATGCGACCATTATGCGGCTCGCATAagagttatgcgatcgcataagtgtTATTcaatcgcataatggaccgtatATTTCTTCTTCATTTGTCCAATAAGTCTTTCCCTGTTTGCGATCACCATTTGAGTTATGCGGCTCGCATgtgaattatgcggccgcacactTGCATCATATCCACTCTTTTGCGaccttttaacttctttttcatgATTTCGGGTCATCAAGATCATGCACTACAAAACAACAAAACTTAATCAGAATTAACTAAAAATGCATTAAAAGAAGagttaaaatctaagcaattggtATCAATTGTGCCAAAATTCGACGGCACATCAATGTGTCCGCtttcctagtaccacgataggcgccacaACGACAGGTTttgttttgggtcatgacaagttggtattagagcctaggttacataggtctcacgggtcatgagtgggtctagtagagtcttgtggatcggtacggagacgcctgtatttatctttgagaggctgcagaactgTGCACAGTAAAATCGAAGGGCCAATTTATCATTGACAAATAGCTTCAGAAGGTCGCCTCGGAGCCTCGTGACCTCGAGCCGGTTATTTCCCTCAAGATCTGTCGATACCCAACCGAGGATAGCATCAGCCGAAACCCCGACGAACACGGGAAGCCTCTGAAGAGTATACCCAGAGTCGATTAAGTCTACATGGGCAGCCTAACATTAGCCTATGTATACGTCATGAAGCTAGTTATATGTCCCATCCCGTTTCCTTTATCACTCAACATATCTTGGACTAAGTTTGGACTcccccctcttataaaaggggagtcgttAACACCCTGTAAGAGAGATCTCCAACTATTCTACGcaagatcaataatatatctctctcttttctctctaactcatCTGCCTGAGGCTACTCATAGCAtctattgctttcatacttgttcttcatttattgcttggtattggccataaggagccttctttaattatattctaacggTTATCCCTTCCCTGGTTAccctcgatagctcgagctcgagccagatatcgaccccgagtccctcggtttgattacttcCCCCGTTTTAACTTGCatctcatcgttaaacttcatactcctagcatcaactgctctaacaactagcataaaaatagatcacatatttttggagtcccatttacaaatttaattattgttaccattttcatggtaaacagtttggtgcccaccgcggggctaaaaataatagtgattattttcttgctagttttattacacaaacacaagttatctttcacatttttctggttcaagatctttgatttcaggtcaaaatgtctggctcagtaaacagagtcaagaacgacaacctcgaaaaccatggGGAAAACGGCGTGGCTATTCTGGCTGTCGGTGCGCCACCACAGAATCCGAATAATACGCCCAGACCAATTCTAGCGGACGCGGATTCATAGGATGCACAACAAGTCGACGAAACCtcgcacatcgaccggagcatATAGCATGGCGACCGATacgaagcccaaaaaaccccagcccagaaagaacaggaagttagtcttcatgttattgcaggcacaacagttggccattGCTCACTTACAATGCCATTCGAAGACTCCCAGCATAGCAGTGCCAGAAACAGCTGCCCCGCCGAACAAGTActagagagatcgagcaataacggataGGTAGCCAATCCCTCCATCATGAAAATGCCGGAGGACCTCACAAAaaggatcgagtcgggcgagaaaatgatagcagccaatgataagaaggtcgaaacctacaactctagggaTGACCAGATCCCGGGTGCGCCCCCAGTCCTCaagggtgtggattcgaagaagtttatTCGAaggtcgttccccgaggaagcggccccaaagcctattccaaaaaagttcagaatgtcggaactccctaaatacaatgggaccaccgACCCTAATGAACACATCACTGCCTATACCTGTACGGTAAAAGGAAACGAAATAAAGAgtgatgagatcgagtctgtattgctgaaaaaattcggggaaacactctcgaagggggccatgatgtggaatcacaacttggctcctaattccatagattcattctCCATGCTAGAAGATTgcttcgtaaaggcacatgccagAGCCATTAAGGTGGCGACACGGAAGtccgacgttttcaaaatcaagcaaagagaaAATGAGATGCTATGGGAATTCGTGTCTCACTTTTAGAcggaacggatggagctaccgccagtctccgacgattgggtagtgcaggccttcacccaaggactGAACAAACGAatctcggtggcttcaaaatagttgaaatagaaCCTGATCGAGTTTCCAGCTGTTACCTCGCCGTACGTTCACAACCGGTACCAGTCGAAGATcggggtcgaggatgaccagttgggagccccttcgggctcaataTACCCAAGAAGGCTCCCGGCAAAGGAGctgaaaccaaacaaagaaaggtattaGCCATACCTCGAGGATAGGAGGTACTCCCTATGGCGCAACCTACCTCGTAATGATCAGAGAGTGGATGAGGACAGGACCCTCAAGGGATCATCAATAGAACCATGTTCGATCGAAATGTAGTGCCAATAGGTGCACCCCACCTAtcaaaatacaacttcaacgtcaatgtgtcagacatcgtgttcgccatcagtaaaattagaGATGCCAAGTGGCCGAAACCTATACAGTTagatccttcgcaaaggaatTATAACTTAGTatgcgaatttcacaacacgcacggccacaggacTGAGGATTGTCATCAACTATGGGAAGAGATAGCTCGGCTGCTTAACAAAGGACATcttcgggaattcctcagcgatcgagccaaaaatcaatttcaagaaatggaggcaaccaagaagaatGAGGCAAACGAgctgcaacatgtcatccacatcaTCATGGGGGGCgccgatgccccgcaggaacccgtaatgagaagaataaaaatatccatcaccagagaaaagcgaactcggggatatatccccaaaGACTCCCTCATATTCAGTGAAGAGGACACCTAGAccctgtctcaaccccacaatgacgcattggtaatctcctttcttgtgaattcttttcaaataaaatgttaACTCATGGATCCCGGTAGCTCGGCTAATAttgtcaggtcgagggtgatagggCAGCTCGGATTGCTCAACCAAATTGTGCCCGCCACACaggtcctcaacggattcaacatggcaagcgaaacaatgaatggagaaatcatcctcccagtTACCGTGGTCGGCACGACCCAAGTCACCatattccatgtcatcgaaggagacatgagttATAATGCCTTATTCGGGcgaccgtggatacactgcatcaGAGCAGTGCCATCAACCCTTTACCAGATGATAAAATTTCCAACAAAGGATGGAATTAAAGCCGTCTAcagggaacaacatgcggcaagggaaatgttcgcaaaACACAATGTGGTACCAACATTCGTGCCTCCGCCCCGAATAAACCAAAGGGCAAATCGGGCCTCACCCTCGGTCGAACATGACAAAACGAAGTGAAAAACCATACCGCATCTTCACCTCAGGAAATTAAAAGAGATCGGCCCTCACGATTGTAACGAATCAATCCCGAGGCATCGCCATCATATCTCACTTCAAAGTACGACCATCTccctttttgttttgaatttaggaCTAACCCTTAGGCAGGGACTCGATCGGAGCAGTCAGAATTCTAACACTGCCCGAAGACCTTGAGGCTCTATAAACGCACCCGTTGCTTtattttccttcgaccgagtttttttcccaaaagaagggttttaccggcaaggtttttaacgaggcaacgtctgCGAGCTGCCTAAGGAAAACTCCGCAAATGCTTGAAACTTCTTTTACAGACAACTTTGAACGATGAGGAGCATACCCCCAGATAACTACCCGCTCGAAAAGGTCTTGAAACGCCAAATGGGGTTCCTATAGGAAAGTATTGTACCGGGCCAAACgttcgaacgaaccgtgtccatatagccaGGCTCCCGTCGGCAAATACGTGTACTAATGTACTGAGCAATCAAAGAAAACCTTTTTTCAAATACACCTTCGCAAAGTAAGGTAGCAATCCCTTCGCCGGAAACTTCCCGAACACTTAGGGACTGAAGTCAGCAATTCAACACTCAGACGGCCTCTAGGTCGAAACTTCGAAATCACAAAACCATCAGGTAAGGCAACGCAGAAATCGCCAAGCATCACCAACATCAAAGGTACCTTGAGTACTAGGAGACTGTTGCCAGCCACTACGCACTTAAAAACCTGAGGCTGTAAGACCCATAGCGAGCAAACTCGGTCTAGCAAAGGTCTATTCAACTCAATAACACATATTTACGTCAAGAAATCAAAGAGTATCTTTCACCAAAGGAATCTCGTACTCCAAAAGAAAGTACAACATGCTCACGACAAGGATCCCTCCACCAAGACtaccgaaatactcggagacttagcgtcaataaTTTGACACccgcacgacctcagggtcggaactccggacTCATAAGGCTCCAAAAAGGCAATTCCAAGCTCACGAGTAACGGCCCTCGAGCCTAATAAAACTCAATGACTCAGAAATTTCCATCAGTCGCCATATACTGGGAAACCcaaggccgtaagaccccaagcgggcaaaCTCGGCCTAGCCAGATCCATTTTAtatagcaacaaaaactgtaagacctcaacaggcattacaaactgtaagacctcaacatgcatga
This sequence is a window from Nicotiana sylvestris chromosome 3, ASM39365v2, whole genome shotgun sequence. Protein-coding genes within it:
- the LOC138887600 gene encoding ATP-dependent RNA helicase DBP5-like, whose translation is MMKENQERNQVISGLATNVNVLTKMFTEYQTKKSEKVVEVEEPEQEVEAKIEEKIVVEDKKVLEELKVQEVNREEVKEKVKETPKTLPPIPRPPPPFPQRLARKVDDSKVKKFYDILKQLSVKIPFVEAFQEMSGFAKYLKDLIAKKKTTKNEVVNVTYQVSSIIATTTI